AATTCTAAACCCCCCCCCCCCCCGCTGTCTTATGCCCACCTATGAATATGAACCGCTCGCCGGGCATTGTGACAAGTGCCAGGGACATTTCGAGATTATTCAAAAGATGAGTGAACCTCATCTGAAAACATGCCCCGCTTGCGGGCAGGCGGTCAAACGGGTGATCTCCGGGGTGAGTATCGGGAATACAAAATCGGGGGGCTCTTACGCAGATGCCAAAAAGGCTGGATTCACTGTCATGAAACGCCGGGATAAAGGTGTTTACGAAAAAATCTGATGCTGGTCGCGTTTTATAAACCATACGGTGTCCTGACGAGATTCACTCCGGATGGTTCTGCCCACCGCACACTTAAGGAATTCCCCCTACCCCCGCGTTGCCATCCGATTGGACGGATCGATGCGGATAGCGAGGGGTTACTCCTGCTCAGTGACGAGAAACGCTGGGAGGATTTGCTCTTGAATCCCCGCCAAAAACATTGGCGCACTTACTGGGTCCAGGTGGAGCGTGTCCCCGACGAGATGGCCCTGAGCAAATTGCGCAAGGGTGTGGAGATTGCGGATTATTTTACAAAACCCGCTCTGGCCAGTATCCTCTCACCCCCGCCTCAGACTGGTGAATCGGAAAATGAATCTGTGAAATATAGCCCGGGAGAGATCATCGTCCCGGTGAGGAACCCCCCGATCCGCTTCAGGAAAAATGTCCCGGATACTTGGATCGAGATATCCCTGACGGAAGGCAAAAATCGCCAGGTCCGCCACATGACCGCTGCCGTGGGGCACCCGACGCTGCGCTTGATCCGGTTCGCTATCGGCCACCTCCACCTTGCTGACCTCGCCCTCAAACCCGGTGAAAACAAATTGCTCACTGCGGGCGAGTGTGATTTGCTTTTCAAATAGGAGTGTCCGAAAGTTTTTCCTGATCAAAAGAGCCACACCTGTGTACTGAGGTGTGTTTGTGTAAACCCTGTTTTAAAATCCTGCCAGCCTAGGTTTAATCGTGATGATTATTACCGAGCAAGACGGGGATGGTACTGCGGAAGAGGATGGAGGAGGTGACGCTGCCGATGATGAATTCACGAATGCGGTTATGGCCGTAGGCACCCATGATAATGATGTCGACTTCCGAGTCATGGGCGAAATCGAGGATTTTTTCTTCGGGATTACCGGTAAGCAGTTTGCACTCGGTTTTGATCCCCAGTTCAGCCGCATGGGCCGATGCCCAAGCAAGGGCTTCCTGGCTTTTTGCCGTGTGGCCGTCATCGACACTGATGATGGTCGTCTGCATTTCCATCTTCCGGACAAACTCCATGCCGGCATGGAATGCGCGCCGGGAGTTTTCACTGCCGTCGAAGGCGATGACAGCCTTTGAGAATTGGCGGGGCCGGTCAGCGGTGATCAGGCAGGGTTTAGTAGAGATGCGGATGACTCGCTCGACACTTTTACCGAGGAAATCGTCTTTGAGTTTAAGGTGTTCCCCATTACGCCCGATAATGACGAGGTCGATATTCTTTTCTTCCTCTTGGACCACCTCGGCGAGGTCTCCGGTTTTGAGTAAGGACACAAAGGGCACTTTGTCCTCTTCACAAGCTTGCTCGATGACGGCGAGGATGGCTTTGCCGCGTTCCGTGAAAAGTTCATTCAGCTGTGAATAAAGATTCTGGTAAGGGACGATCCCGACGGCTCCGGATAAATCGGCAAAGAAGGATCCGCCCACGTCGCGTGACTCGATCACATTCAGGGCATGAATCTTTGCGTCGAATTTATGGGCGATTTGCAGAGCGGTTTCCATAGCGATTTTGGAGTGTTCCGAGCCGTCCGAACAGAGCAATAGATTCTTGATCATAGGGGGGTATTATAGCAGGGGGATTCCGGTGGGCAAGCTCCCCTTTACTTGAAATCATCCATATCAGTCTAGTTTATGGTTGCAATTAAACATCATTATTGGCAATAGGAAGGGCATTCTTATGAGAATTAAATCTTATCTATTTCTTTTAGTACTGGTTCTAGCTACCCCATTTGCTTTTTCCCAACAGAGTGAATGGATTGTCTTGAGCGGCGGCCCCGCCCTCCCTTCATGGGAAAAGCAAA
The window above is part of the Verrucomicrobiota bacterium genome. Proteins encoded here:
- a CDS encoding universal stress protein; this encodes MIKNLLLCSDGSEHSKIAMETALQIAHKFDAKIHALNVIESRDVGGSFFADLSGAVGIVPYQNLYSQLNELFTERGKAILAVIEQACEEDKVPFVSLLKTGDLAEVVQEEEKNIDLVIIGRNGEHLKLKDDFLGKSVERVIRISTKPCLITADRPRQFSKAVIAFDGSENSRRAFHAGMEFVRKMEMQTTIISVDDGHTAKSQEALAWASAHAAELGIKTECKLLTGNPEEKILDFAHDSEVDIIIMGAYGHNRIREFIIGSVTSSILFRSTIPVLLGNNHHD
- a CDS encoding zinc ribbon domain-containing protein yields the protein ILNPPPPRCLMPTYEYEPLAGHCDKCQGHFEIIQKMSEPHLKTCPACGQAVKRVISGVSIGNTKSGGSYADAKKAGFTVMKRRDKGVYEKI
- a CDS encoding pseudouridine synthase; translation: MLVAFYKPYGVLTRFTPDGSAHRTLKEFPLPPRCHPIGRIDADSEGLLLLSDEKRWEDLLLNPRQKHWRTYWVQVERVPDEMALSKLRKGVEIADYFTKPALASILSPPPQTGESENESVKYSPGEIIVPVRNPPIRFRKNVPDTWIEISLTEGKNRQVRHMTAAVGHPTLRLIRFAIGHLHLADLALKPGENKLLTAGECDLLFK